One region of Luteolibacter rhizosphaerae genomic DNA includes:
- a CDS encoding autotransporter outer membrane beta-barrel domain-containing protein, translated as MNTPAAKYLRFYAIAMAAGSLAHAGEFPDPCYPDNRSHTSSAINSSVLGVAWASSHDVGGRLAAHRAGIRPASRLVETPSYGPVSESAKGGMSAKGGAKVSSIAVPVPNKWEVYGSLFFYSEDKDGQSFRGHGKKKYEKDDKKFGFGLAGGSADTTLDVVGGTVGIEHHINREWSVGVGVSAATGDLKMGSAGSADIDSVSVSPYISYYRADAFGSADFWADLMYSYGAHSYDIRRNTGGGIATGSPDANTNTIEFTTGVNFGEENVVHGPYAGLRYITGTVDAYTEFGPGATFFGEQDVDSLVSILGYQISWKMRGSNGFWVPQIRAAWEHEFEDGGNSLFGVPVNTRDEDIAVVGASMSYYFDNGWNLGLEYEGRFGSETEGHYGGIKAGKEF; from the coding sequence ATGAATACCCCCGCCGCAAAGTATTTGCGTTTCTATGCCATTGCCATGGCTGCCGGTTCCCTTGCTCACGCGGGTGAGTTCCCGGACCCCTGTTATCCTGATAACCGGTCCCACACATCTTCCGCGATCAATAGTAGCGTGTTGGGCGTGGCATGGGCTTCGAGCCATGATGTCGGTGGTCGTCTCGCCGCGCATCGCGCCGGTATCCGCCCCGCATCCCGCTTGGTCGAAACCCCCTCATACGGGCCGGTCTCCGAAAGCGCCAAGGGTGGCATGTCCGCCAAAGGTGGAGCGAAGGTTTCCTCGATCGCCGTGCCGGTTCCCAACAAGTGGGAGGTCTACGGTTCCCTCTTCTTCTACTCCGAGGACAAGGACGGACAGAGCTTCCGCGGACACGGCAAGAAGAAGTACGAGAAGGACGACAAGAAGTTCGGCTTCGGCCTGGCAGGCGGTTCGGCGGATACCACTCTGGATGTCGTGGGTGGAACCGTCGGTATCGAGCACCACATCAATCGCGAGTGGAGCGTGGGCGTGGGTGTCTCCGCGGCCACGGGCGATCTCAAGATGGGCAGTGCCGGAAGCGCCGATATCGATTCGGTGTCCGTCAGCCCCTACATTTCCTACTACCGTGCGGATGCCTTCGGTTCGGCCGACTTCTGGGCCGACCTGATGTATTCCTACGGCGCGCATTCCTACGATATCCGCCGTAACACGGGCGGAGGCATCGCCACCGGTTCGCCGGATGCCAATACCAACACGATCGAGTTCACCACGGGTGTGAACTTCGGCGAGGAGAACGTGGTGCACGGCCCCTATGCCGGTCTGCGCTACATCACCGGGACGGTGGACGCCTACACGGAGTTCGGCCCCGGAGCGACTTTCTTCGGTGAGCAGGATGTCGATTCGCTTGTATCCATCCTCGGCTACCAGATCTCCTGGAAGATGCGCGGATCGAACGGTTTTTGGGTTCCGCAGATCCGCGCAGCTTGGGAGCACGAGTTTGAAGACGGCGGTAACTCCCTCTTCGGCGTGCCGGTCAACACCCGCGACGAGGACATCGCCGTGGTCGGTGCCAGCATGAGCTACTACTTCGACAACGGCTGGAACCTCGGCTTGGAATACGAAGGCCGCTTCGGCAGCGAGACCGAAGGCCACTACGGTGGTATCAAGGCCGGCAAGGAATTCTGA
- a CDS encoding 4-hydroxy-3-methylbut-2-enyl diphosphate reductase, which translates to MSEAAADKQKRPRVNVRRPDVMTQVNAEVERHYRSSIVEKIRENGGEITIGNTTVRLAQQFGFCYGVERAIDLAYAARRVFPDQRIFLIGEIIHNPEVNRQLVDMGIVSLPWKELTDDYDRLDAEDVVIVPAFGAPTNFMEKIEERGCYVVDTTCGDVMKVWRRVRGYAKDGITSIIHGKAGHEETQATASRAMGDDGKGHYLIVLTLDETDAVCRYIREGGDKEAFLKRFAHAASQDFDPDLHLTKVGVANQTTMLKSETEEIQRRVRSAVEARDGNAENFIFFDTICGATQERQDALFEMLRRPMDMLFVVGGYNSSNTTHLVEIGEQSLPTFFIRNAACLESLEKIVHFDLHEKSEIASSYPSILLGEQAVVIGITAGASCPNNLIEDTIFRIFEMRGISREAVKAI; encoded by the coding sequence ATGAGCGAAGCCGCCGCCGACAAGCAGAAGCGCCCCCGCGTGAACGTCCGCCGCCCGGACGTGATGACCCAGGTCAACGCCGAGGTGGAGCGCCACTATCGCTCGTCCATCGTGGAAAAGATCCGCGAAAACGGCGGCGAAATCACGATCGGCAATACCACCGTGCGCCTCGCGCAGCAGTTCGGCTTCTGCTACGGGGTCGAGCGCGCCATCGACCTGGCCTACGCCGCCCGCCGCGTCTTCCCGGACCAGCGCATTTTCCTGATCGGCGAGATCATCCACAACCCGGAGGTCAACCGCCAGCTGGTGGACATGGGCATCGTCTCCCTGCCGTGGAAGGAACTGACCGACGACTACGATCGCCTCGATGCGGAGGATGTGGTGATCGTGCCGGCCTTCGGCGCGCCGACGAACTTCATGGAGAAGATCGAGGAGCGCGGCTGCTACGTGGTGGATACCACCTGCGGCGACGTGATGAAGGTCTGGCGGCGCGTCCGCGGCTACGCCAAGGACGGCATCACCTCCATCATCCACGGCAAGGCCGGCCACGAGGAAACCCAAGCCACTGCCTCCCGCGCGATGGGCGACGACGGCAAAGGTCACTACCTCATCGTTCTCACCCTGGATGAAACCGACGCGGTCTGCCGCTACATCCGTGAGGGCGGCGACAAGGAGGCCTTCCTCAAGCGCTTCGCCCACGCGGCTTCGCAGGATTTCGATCCGGACCTTCACCTGACCAAAGTCGGCGTGGCGAACCAGACCACGATGCTCAAGAGCGAGACCGAGGAGATTCAGCGCCGGGTCCGCTCCGCCGTTGAAGCGCGTGACGGCAATGCGGAGAACTTCATCTTCTTCGACACCATCTGCGGTGCCACCCAAGAGCGGCAGGACGCCCTCTTCGAGATGCTGCGCCGCCCGATGGACATGCTCTTCGTGGTCGGCGGTTACAATAGCTCGAACACCACCCACCTGGTGGAGATCGGCGAGCAATCCCTGCCGACCTTCTTCATCCGCAATGCGGCCTGCTTGGAATCCCTTGAGAAGATCGTTCACTTCGATCTGCACGAGAAGTCGGAGATCGCGAGTAGCTATCCCTCCATCCTGTTAGGCGAGCAGGCGGTCGTGATCGGCATTACCGCCGGCGCCTCCTGCCCGAACAACTTGATCGAGGACACCATCTTCCGGATCTTCGAGATGCGCGGGATCTCACGCGAGGCGGTGAAGGCGATCTGA
- a CDS encoding TIGR02206 family membrane protein — protein MPPVFTPFSAMHGWALVAGFAGIALLIVLGRRGEKQERIARFILALLCLSAFGYTQAAWSTVHIEHDLDSSLPLHLCDLAAFIAGFALITGKRLLITLTYFWGLAATIQALATPAISVGYPHPAFIAFFVHHFAVVGAAFYFPIVLGWRVERPWWREPLRALLLANAYLAVAMLVNLWLGTNFGFASRKPVNPSLLDHMGPWPVYLIWMQVLAAVLFSLVALPVLRRRTAAAPVPVK, from the coding sequence ATGCCGCCCGTCTTCACGCCCTTCTCCGCCATGCACGGCTGGGCGCTTGTGGCCGGTTTCGCCGGGATCGCCCTGCTGATCGTGCTGGGACGGCGGGGGGAGAAACAGGAGCGGATCGCCCGTTTCATCCTCGCCCTGCTCTGTCTTTCCGCCTTCGGTTACACTCAGGCGGCCTGGTCCACCGTGCATATCGAGCACGATCTGGATAGCTCCCTGCCCCTGCACCTGTGTGACTTGGCCGCCTTCATCGCCGGCTTCGCCCTGATCACCGGTAAGCGGCTGCTGATCACCCTGACCTACTTTTGGGGCCTCGCGGCCACGATCCAGGCTCTGGCCACCCCGGCGATCTCGGTCGGATACCCCCACCCCGCTTTCATCGCCTTCTTCGTTCACCACTTCGCCGTGGTGGGCGCGGCCTTCTACTTCCCCATCGTTCTCGGTTGGCGGGTCGAGCGCCCTTGGTGGCGGGAACCCCTGCGGGCCCTGCTCTTGGCGAACGCCTATCTGGCCGTCGCCATGCTGGTAAACCTCTGGCTGGGAACAAACTTCGGCTTCGCTTCCCGGAAACCGGTGAATCCCAGCCTGCTCGACCACATGGGACCGTGGCCGGTCTACCTGATCTGGATGCAGGTCTTGGCCGCGGTCCTCTTCTCCCTGGTCGCCCTCCCGGTGCTGCGACGCAGGACCGCGGCAGCCCCGGTCCCGGTAAAATGA
- a CDS encoding aminotransferase class I/II-fold pyridoxal phosphate-dependent enzyme, producing the protein MDYSQKIARQIAGIPRSGIRDFFELVQGREGVISLGVGEPDFTTPWHIREAAIYALEKGHTSYTSNLGLPALRKAIARYVSDFFHVEYEALTEVLVTVGVSEAIDIALRALINPGDEVIYHEPCYVSYSPSIVMAYGTAVGVHTRKRDGFSLKPEELAKVITPKSRVLMLNFPTNPTGATASREDLEGIAKLCIEHDLFVLTDEIYSELRYDADEEHVSIASLPGMKERTVLLHGFSKAFAMTGFRLGYACAPQPITEAMMKIHQYSMLCAPIMSQMAAIEALENGAPEVAKMRDAYHQRRDFLVKRLNQMGLSCHSPGGAFYVFPDIRGTGLSSKEFAMRLLEEEGVAAVPGSAFGESGEGFLRCCYATGFDDLKLAMDKMERFVGRLA; encoded by the coding sequence ATGGACTATTCGCAGAAAATCGCCCGTCAGATCGCCGGCATTCCCCGCTCGGGAATCCGCGATTTCTTCGAGCTCGTCCAAGGCCGGGAGGGCGTGATCTCCCTCGGCGTTGGTGAGCCCGACTTTACGACTCCTTGGCATATTCGCGAAGCCGCCATCTACGCCTTGGAGAAGGGCCACACTTCTTACACCTCCAATCTGGGCCTGCCCGCGCTGCGCAAGGCCATCGCCCGCTACGTTTCCGATTTCTTCCACGTCGAGTACGAGGCCCTCACCGAGGTCCTCGTGACCGTGGGTGTCTCCGAAGCCATCGACATCGCCCTGCGCGCCCTGATCAATCCGGGTGACGAGGTGATCTATCACGAGCCCTGCTACGTCTCGTACTCGCCCTCGATCGTGATGGCCTACGGCACGGCGGTGGGGGTGCATACCCGCAAGCGTGACGGCTTCTCGCTGAAGCCGGAAGAACTGGCCAAGGTGATCACCCCGAAGAGCCGGGTGCTGATGCTGAACTTCCCGACCAATCCGACCGGCGCGACCGCAAGCCGCGAGGATCTGGAAGGCATCGCCAAGCTCTGCATCGAGCACGACCTCTTCGTGCTGACCGACGAGATCTACAGCGAACTCCGCTACGATGCGGATGAGGAGCATGTCTCCATCGCCTCGCTGCCGGGCATGAAGGAGCGCACGGTGCTCCTTCACGGTTTCTCGAAGGCCTTCGCCATGACCGGCTTCCGCCTGGGCTATGCCTGTGCGCCGCAGCCGATCACGGAGGCGATGATGAAGATCCACCAGTACTCCATGCTCTGCGCGCCGATCATGAGCCAGATGGCCGCGATCGAGGCGCTGGAGAACGGAGCCCCGGAAGTGGCGAAGATGCGCGATGCCTATCACCAACGCCGCGATTTCCTGGTGAAGCGCTTGAACCAGATGGGTCTCAGCTGCCACTCGCCGGGCGGTGCCTTCTACGTTTTCCCTGATATCCGCGGGACCGGACTGTCCTCGAAGGAATTCGCCATGCGCCTGCTCGAAGAAGAGGGCGTGGCGGCGGTGCCCGGGAGTGCCTTCGGCGAGTCTGGCGAGGGCTTCCTGCGCTGCTGCTATGCCACCGGCTTCGATGACTTGAAGCTGGCCATGGACAAGATGGAGCGCTTCGTCGGGCGCTTGGCTTGA
- a CDS encoding CAAX prenyl protease-related protein has product MAESPYHPPRNLPPGGSVDSWVRAQVTPFAVFIGLTLLLQLFTTYFGWKHPSAPWWRNWPEQWLYPLQTIVGLVLVIRWWKYYEFRWSLKWSLIGAVFGAVGIGFWLLPTIMYERLGLSGEAEGWLKWLGLAEREKGFNPAEAFGAGTPAYWAALVMRFLRAVVVVALVEEIFWRSFLMRFVKDWEGDYWKRPFGEASWKSYAIVTLLFMLAHGKVDYAGAFVYGSLTYLLCIWSRNLSACVVMHAVANLLMGLFAVIHGKYGLW; this is encoded by the coding sequence ATGGCCGAGTCGCCCTATCATCCCCCCCGCAATCTCCCGCCGGGGGGATCCGTCGACTCATGGGTAAGAGCCCAAGTGACGCCCTTTGCGGTGTTCATCGGGCTCACCCTGCTGCTCCAGCTCTTCACCACCTATTTCGGGTGGAAGCATCCGTCCGCCCCTTGGTGGCGGAATTGGCCGGAGCAATGGCTCTATCCACTGCAGACGATCGTCGGCCTGGTGCTGGTGATCCGCTGGTGGAAGTACTATGAATTTCGTTGGTCGCTCAAGTGGTCGTTGATCGGGGCCGTCTTTGGCGCGGTGGGGATCGGCTTCTGGCTGCTGCCAACCATCATGTACGAGCGTCTCGGCCTGAGCGGCGAGGCGGAGGGATGGCTGAAGTGGCTCGGCTTGGCGGAGCGGGAGAAGGGCTTCAATCCCGCCGAGGCATTCGGTGCCGGCACGCCCGCCTACTGGGCGGCGCTGGTGATGCGCTTCCTCCGCGCGGTGGTGGTGGTGGCACTGGTGGAAGAGATCTTCTGGCGTTCCTTCCTGATGCGCTTCGTGAAGGACTGGGAAGGCGACTACTGGAAGCGGCCCTTTGGCGAGGCTTCGTGGAAGTCCTATGCGATCGTGACGCTCTTGTTCATGCTCGCGCACGGGAAGGTCGATTATGCCGGAGCCTTCGTATACGGCTCCCTCACCTACCTGCTCTGCATCTGGAGCAGGAACCTCAGCGCCTGCGTGGTGATGCACGCCGTGGCCAACCTGCTCATGGGCCTCTTCGCCGTGATCCACGGCAAGTATGGCCTGTGGTAA
- a CDS encoding discoidin domain-containing protein, whose protein sequence is MTRPKQDPNNPSKSPLDPRLTDHRSSRLRVLPTIVAAALIGTAASSAVEVTFQYYRFTPTKNRGGDAYTATQISEFEFFLRGTKVNHTALTTAGNVTGGVTHAPAGVEGVSKLVDGDKNTKWFDNNKVPVTFNFTTPTTIDAYRFATANDFLDRTPNRWTLSGSNDGVNFVALDDRTGADNAVPNSYFTFRPLLVTTPPAAAGLPVFSSYATTASVVDNTVAGQDVYQAFPAIVKNAGPSTSLSWAIAGTPTPTAASITPGYPTVPFTGTQVLSPITPDVFTPYMLTATTAAGNGALTIPVRAVPGGSATARYVRFTATSLRSGANLVQVAEFEFFNGATKLTGITASNPGGNTNNNANETADKIVDGNFRTKWLNHNNAPLVFDLGSAQTFDGYQLTTGNDAADRDPVRWVLETSSDGVSWSLLDNVYNYTPPSIRRAKSGTIPVSGIATYNWTGSAASTWDAASTSWVAAGTTTPAVALPSATAAVFPEAATNRDVTISGAVAPNSVSVLNTSGVYTFSGDPITGPGDFFKRGAGEVQLNSPNTFTGAIYLEGGKTVAGDPGALGTRDFTTRLQINDGAELHVMTDVTTDRRLRIGTGGGIVNVEGGSSFTKVGPVDFLGTLTKNGDGLLRFNGYQGSSSIAANDLVINEGAVEFTGATGAFNSRPFGGVAGDNLTITVNEFGILRLSVDSALGGDYANFQTSLEQLRIIGGTTEFNAGLNWIHIGLVGTEGRIVMQGGTITGGGQIEPAGNSTLTPTTFTILPSENSSIIGGTGSLTLNPENSTLVLDVANGAADEDLIITRPINGPRPLIKQGAGSLVLNGANGMSGPFTVSAGSLTLGNFSGSGTGTAATTLAAGTTLAGAGSTAGSITSAGIVAPGDVFNPTGTLTVGNTTLTGTLKIDLQGTEADKLAVNGTLNITGATMEITGTATESLYTLVPHTGARTGTFTVTPPSGYTVVYGANAVSLVSNTASAYDTWAAGLLDPAPDADPDADGITNLIEFVLDSNGGVSSPEDLPTATTNAQGDLVFTFVMKSAAAYLNPTVQYSTDLVSEWEDFAGAVVTPNTPSAGLSTVTATLPASLAAPGTKLFARLKAELP, encoded by the coding sequence ATGACCCGACCCAAACAAGACCCGAATAACCCGTCGAAGTCCCCGCTTGATCCCCGCCTAACAGACCATCGGTCGAGCCGCCTGCGGGTTCTCCCCACAATCGTTGCCGCCGCTTTGATCGGCACGGCTGCATCGTCCGCCGTTGAAGTTACCTTCCAATACTACCGCTTCACGCCGACGAAGAACCGCGGTGGCGATGCTTACACCGCCACGCAGATCTCGGAGTTCGAGTTCTTCCTCCGCGGCACCAAGGTGAACCACACGGCTCTCACCACCGCTGGCAATGTGACCGGCGGCGTGACCCACGCTCCGGCAGGTGTGGAGGGCGTCAGCAAGCTGGTCGATGGCGACAAGAACACCAAGTGGTTCGACAACAACAAGGTTCCGGTCACTTTCAATTTCACCACGCCGACGACGATCGATGCTTACCGCTTCGCCACCGCGAACGACTTCCTCGACCGCACGCCGAACCGCTGGACCCTCTCGGGCAGCAATGACGGCGTGAACTTCGTAGCCCTCGACGACCGGACCGGAGCGGACAATGCCGTGCCCAACTCCTACTTCACCTTCCGTCCCTTGTTGGTGACGACTCCTCCGGCCGCGGCAGGACTGCCGGTATTCAGCTCCTATGCCACCACGGCTTCGGTGGTGGACAACACCGTGGCAGGGCAGGACGTCTACCAAGCTTTCCCGGCGATCGTGAAGAACGCCGGACCCTCCACCAGCTTGAGCTGGGCCATCGCGGGAACTCCCACGCCGACCGCGGCTTCGATTACCCCCGGCTATCCCACCGTCCCCTTCACCGGCACCCAAGTGCTCTCGCCGATCACCCCGGATGTCTTCACGCCTTACATGCTGACGGCCACGACAGCCGCAGGCAACGGTGCGCTGACGATCCCGGTCCGCGCGGTACCCGGTGGCAGCGCCACCGCCCGCTATGTGCGCTTCACCGCCACCTCGCTCCGCAGCGGAGCAAACCTGGTGCAGGTCGCTGAGTTCGAGTTCTTCAACGGTGCCACGAAGCTTACCGGAATCACTGCCAGTAATCCGGGGGGCAATACCAACAACAACGCGAACGAGACCGCGGACAAGATCGTCGACGGCAACTTCCGCACGAAGTGGCTCAACCACAACAATGCGCCATTGGTCTTCGACCTTGGCAGCGCCCAGACCTTCGACGGCTATCAGCTCACTACGGGCAACGATGCCGCCGACCGCGATCCGGTCCGCTGGGTGCTAGAGACCAGCTCCGACGGTGTAAGCTGGTCGCTCCTCGACAACGTCTACAACTACACCCCGCCATCGATCCGCCGTGCGAAGAGCGGCACGATCCCGGTTTCCGGCATCGCGACCTACAACTGGACCGGCTCTGCCGCCAGCACTTGGGATGCCGCCAGCACCAGTTGGGTAGCCGCAGGCACGACGACCCCTGCAGTCGCCCTGCCGAGCGCCACGGCGGCCGTCTTCCCGGAAGCCGCGACCAACCGAGACGTGACGATCTCGGGCGCGGTCGCGCCGAACTCCGTGTCGGTGCTCAACACCAGCGGCGTCTACACCTTCAGCGGTGACCCGATTACCGGCCCGGGCGACTTCTTCAAGCGCGGTGCGGGCGAGGTGCAACTCAACAGCCCGAATACCTTCACCGGTGCGATCTACCTCGAAGGCGGCAAGACCGTAGCCGGTGATCCGGGAGCACTCGGCACCCGCGACTTCACCACCCGCCTGCAGATCAACGACGGGGCGGAACTGCACGTCATGACGGACGTGACCACCGACCGCCGCCTGCGTATCGGCACCGGTGGTGGCATCGTGAATGTCGAAGGCGGCAGCTCCTTCACCAAGGTCGGCCCGGTCGACTTCCTCGGCACGCTCACGAAGAACGGCGACGGCCTCCTGCGCTTCAACGGCTACCAAGGCAGCTCCTCGATCGCCGCGAACGATCTGGTGATCAACGAAGGTGCCGTGGAATTCACCGGAGCCACCGGGGCCTTCAACAGCCGTCCCTTCGGCGGAGTGGCGGGCGACAACCTGACGATCACGGTGAACGAGTTCGGCATTCTCCGCCTGTCGGTGGATAGCGCCCTCGGCGGTGACTACGCAAACTTCCAGACCTCGCTCGAGCAGCTCCGCATCATCGGCGGCACAACCGAGTTCAATGCAGGGCTGAACTGGATCCACATCGGCCTGGTGGGGACTGAAGGACGCATCGTCATGCAAGGCGGCACGATCACCGGCGGCGGCCAGATCGAACCGGCGGGCAATAGCACGCTGACGCCGACTACCTTCACCATCCTGCCGAGCGAGAATTCCTCGATCATCGGCGGCACGGGATCCCTGACGCTGAATCCGGAAAACTCCACGCTGGTGCTCGACGTCGCCAACGGCGCCGCGGATGAGGATCTGATCATCACCCGGCCGATTAACGGCCCTCGTCCCTTGATCAAGCAAGGCGCGGGCAGCCTGGTGCTGAATGGCGCGAACGGCATGAGCGGCCCCTTCACCGTCTCGGCCGGATCGCTCACCTTGGGTAACTTCAGCGGCAGCGGTACCGGTACGGCAGCCACCACCTTGGCAGCAGGTACCACCCTCGCCGGTGCGGGCTCGACAGCGGGCTCGATCACTTCCGCCGGTATTGTCGCCCCGGGTGATGTCTTCAATCCGACGGGCACGCTCACGGTGGGTAACACTACCTTGACCGGGACCCTGAAGATCGATCTCCAAGGGACCGAGGCCGACAAGTTGGCGGTGAATGGCACGCTCAACATCACCGGTGCGACGATGGAGATCACCGGCACGGCCACCGAGTCGCTCTACACCCTGGTGCCCCACACCGGTGCTCGTACTGGCACCTTCACCGTCACCCCGCCAAGCGGATACACGGTGGTCTACGGAGCGAATGCCGTCTCGCTGGTGTCGAATACGGCTTCGGCCTACGACACATGGGCCGCGGGTCTGCTTGACCCGGCTCCGGATGCGGATCCCGATGCCGACGGCATCACCAACCTGATCGAGTTCGTGCTCGATTCGAACGGTGGCGTCTCCAGCCCGGAAGACCTTCCGACGGCCACGACGAACGCCCAAGGCGATCTGGTCTTCACCTTCGTGATGAAGTCCGCTGCGGCCTACCTGAATCCGACGGTGCAGTACAGCACCGACCTGGTCAGCGAATGGGAAGACTTCGCGGGTGCGGTGGTCACGCCGAACACTCCCTCCGCCGGGCTGAGCACGGTGACCGCCACGCTACCGGCCTCGCTGGCAGCTCCGGGCACGAAGCTCTTCGCGCGCCTGAAGGCCGAGCTGCCCTGA